From a region of the Cucumis sativus cultivar 9930 chromosome 6, Cucumber_9930_V3, whole genome shotgun sequence genome:
- the LOC101209855 gene encoding external alternative NAD(P)H-ubiquinone oxidoreductase B2, mitochondrial, protein MRWNTFYTKASNLFHDHPSISKLLIVFTLSGGGLVATTNGRSLYHSVYADAVQQDGYWKKKKVVVLGTGWAGTSFLKNLKSSSYDVHVISPHNYFAFTPLLPSITCGTVEARSIVEPIRSITKKKGLDIEFREAECYKIDAEKKMVFCRSSQDTNLGGREEFSVDYDYLIIAMGAKSNTFNTPGVEENAHFLKGVEDAQRIRQTVIDCFERASLPNLSEEEKKRTLHFVIVGGGPTGVEFAAELHDFAVEDLAALYPSLKDYVKITLLEAGDHILNMFDKRITAFAEEKFQRDGIELKTGSMVVKVTDKEISTKESATGEFVSIPYGMVVWSTGIGPRPQVIDFMNQIGQTNRRALATDEWLRVEGCDGVYALGDCATVNQRRVMEDISVIFSKADKDKSGALALQEFQEVVGDICERYPQVGIYLKKKQMKNFAALLKKTQSDTQKQSTELDIESFKSLLSEVDSQMKNLPATAQVAAQQGEYLASCFSRMDQCEKYPEGPLRFRGTGRHRFHPFRYKHFGQFAPLGGEQTAAQLPGDWISIGHSTQWLWYSVYTSKLVSWRTRILVISDWGRRFVFGRDSSRI, encoded by the exons ATGAGGTGGAATACATTCTACACCAAAGCTTCTAATCTTTTTCATGATCATCCTTCCATCTCTAAGCTTCTCATTGTTTTCACTCTCAG TGGAGGTGGACTGGTAGCAACTACTAATGGCAGATCTCTGTATCACTCTGTGTATGCCGATGCAGTCCAACAAGATGGTTactggaagaagaagaaagtagtGGTGCTTGGAACAGGATGGGCTGGCACCAGTTTTTTGAAGAATCTCAAGAGTTCATCTTATGATGTTCATGTTATTTCTCCTCATAATTACTTTGCTTTTACCCCTTTGCTTCCTAGTATCACGTGTGGCACGGTTGAAGCTCGCAGCATTGTTGAACCAATTCGTAGTATTACAAAGAAG AAAGGTCTGGATATTGAATTTAGGGAAGCTGAGTGCTATAAGATTGATGCAGAGAAAAAGATGGTATTCTGTAGATCAAGTCAAGACACAAATTTGGGTGGCAGAGAAGAATTTTCTGTTGATTATGACTATCTGATTATAGCCATGGGAGCCAAATCCAACACTTTCAACACACCCGGAGTTGAGGAAAATGCTCACTTCTTGAag GGAGTGGAAGATGCTCAGAGGATTCGTCAGACCGTAATCGATTGTTTCGAGAGAGCCAGCCTTCCAAATCTAagtgaagaagagaagaagagaactCTTCACTTTGTAATAGTTGGAGGTGGTCCAACTGGAGTGGAATTTGCAGCAGAGCTTCATGACTTTGCAGTTGAGGATTTAGCAGCATTGTATCCTTCATTGAAAGACTACGTGAAAATAACCCTCTTAGAGGCAGGAGATCATATTTTGAACAT GTTTGACAAGAGAATTACTGCCTTTGCtgaagaaaaatttcaaagagaTGGGATTGAACTAAAAACTGGTTCCATGGTCGTAAAAGTAACTGACAAGGAAATCTCCACAAAAGAAAGCGCAACCGGTGAATTTGTATCCATTCCTTATGGAATGGTTGTCTGGTCTACCGGCATAGGCCCTCGTCCTCAAGTCATTGATTTCATGAATCAGATTGGTCAGACTAACAGAAGAGCTTTGGCAACTGATGAGTGGCTAAGGGTTGAAGGATGTGATGGTGTCTACGCTCTTGGTGATTGTGCCACTGTAAATCAAAGAAGAGTCATG GAAGATATTTCAGTAATATTCAGTAAGGCAGACAAGGATAAGTCAGGAGCTTTAGCCCTGCAAGAGTTTCAAGAAGTGGTAGGTGACATTTGTGAGAGGTACCCTCAAGTTGGGATCTATCTGAAGAAGAAGCAGATGAAGAACTTTGCAGCTTTGTTGAAGAAGACACAATCGGACACACAGAAACAGTCGACTGAACTGGATATTGAAAGCTTTAAGTCCTTACTTTCTGAAGTTGATTCTCAGATGAAAAATCTCCCTGCTACTGCTCAA GTTGCTGCTCAACAAGGTGAATATCTTGCAAGCTGCTTCAGCCGGATGGATCAATGTGAAAAGTACCCTGAAGGCCCTCTCCGATTTCGAGGGACAGGACGCCACAGGTTTCATCCCTTCAG GTACAAGCATTTTGGGCAGTTTGCTCCTCTTGGGGGAGAACAAACTGCAGCTCAACTACCTGGAGATTGGATCTCAATTGGTCATAGCACCCAGTGGCTTTGGTATTCTGTTTATACCAG CAAGCTAGTAAGTTGGCGCACAAGGATTCTGGTCATTTCAGATTGGGGTAGAAGATTTGTGTTTGGCAGGGATTCAAGCAGAATCTGA
- the LOC105435784 gene encoding uncharacterized protein LOC105435784 has protein sequence MTLLDRPDDIEAPNIQVWNNAAFDNGESDVRTVSWSNVQDSYKNISSQSLQSDCSKENLCPLNLKTPASVKYSVSVKPLNRNGVVENSQGKPFKTPCMVSPKMYGIKGKEEEEVISKERNIDEEIEETEREINRLATRLKALQIEKDEQKATRTTVQRGARFGPIRSVDSKASSKNSDGVGKTFEDSLVKLKISKNRGLSLGPSEIHGSIGARRQGKTEITPAQRIQNRRQSCLPKLLDIDEVKVKNRRGNSFSLSPKSRGTLIKANTVRKPATTIVSKRPVKKDGVSEFIQPKKLFKDVEKSVPPTSVKKQLRTGRIIASRYNQTNESSQVSIENRKRSLPGNCKDDGSSRYDKRRSSSELCQSKAPQSRVKKRWEIPSEIMILQQEMEETCLASSVSKVGDMLPRIRTTRCANMSPRDSGPAKRVAELNESKTNFFADEEMEASICQKLNFAEDEEEE, from the coding sequence atgactCTTCTTGATCGCCCCGATGACATTGAAGCCCCAAACATTCAGGTCTGGAACAATGCTGCATTTGACAATGGAGAATCAGATGTTAGAACCGTTTCTTGGTCGAATGTGCAAGATTCCTACAAGAATATATCTTCCCAATCGTTGCAGAGTGATTGCAGCAAAGAAAATTTGTGCcctttgaatttgaaaaccCCTGCTTCCGTCAAGTACTCTGTTTCTGTGAAGCCGCTCAATCGTAATGGCGTCGTTGAAAATTCACAAGGGAAGCCATTCAAAACGCCTTGTATGGTCTCACCCAAAATGTATGGTATCAAGGGgaaagaagaggaggaggtaATTAGTAAGGAAAGAAATattgatgaagaaattgaagaaacagAGAGGGAAATCAATCGATTAGCGACAAGGCTTAAAGCTCTTCAAATTGAAAAGGACGAGCAAAAAGCCACAAGAACAACAGTTCAGAGGGGCGCAAGATTCGGGCCCATCAGATCGGTTGACTCGAAAGCAAGTAGCAAGAATTCAGATGGGGTTGGTAAAACGTTTGAAGACTCTTTAGTTAAACTGAAAATTAGTAAAAACAGAGGCTTAAGTTTGGGGCCGTCGGAAATCCACGGTAGCATAGGAGCACGACGGCAAGGGAAGACAGAAATCACGCCGGCTCAGCGAATTCAAAACCGTCGGCAATCATGCCTTCCAAAATTACTAGATATTGACGAAGTGAAGGTGAAGAACAGAAGAGGAAACAGCTTCAGCCTTAGCCCCAAATCGAGGGGGACTTTGATCAAGGCTAACACTGTACGGAAACCTGCCACCACTATCGTGTCAAAACGACCGGTAAAAAAAGATGGGGTTTCTGAATTCATTCAACCAAAGAAACTCTTTAAAGACGTTGAAAAATCAGTACCACCCACCAGTGTCAAAAAGCAATTGAGAACTGGTAGGATTATAGCGAGCCGTTACAATCAGACAAACGAAAGCAGCCAAGTATCGATAGAGAATCGTAAGAGATCTCTGCCGGGAAATTGCAAAGACGATGGGAGCAGTAGGTATGACAAGCGGCGATCTTCGTCGGAGCTTTGCCAGAGCAAGGCACCGCAAAGCAGAGTGAAGAAGCGATGGGAAATACCAAGTGAAATAATGATTCTTCAacaagaaatggaagaaacaTGTTTGGCATCGTCAGTTTCAAAGGTGGGTGATATGCTTCCGAGGATCAGAACGACTCGCTGTGCGAATATGAGCCCAAGGGACTCGGGACCGGCCAAGAGGGTCGCAGAATTGAATGAGAGTAAGACAAATTTTTTTGCTGATGAAGAAATGGAAGCATCAATCTGTCAGAAGTTGAATTTTGCAGAGGATGAGGAGGAGGAATGA